The proteins below come from a single Roseiflexus sp. RS-1 genomic window:
- a CDS encoding IS110 family transposase, with protein sequence MASRESLFIGIDVSKQTLDVAFGADPHAPRETIPSTDEGVQLLVTRLQRLQPTLIVLEATGGLERMVFAQLLQAGVPTARVQPRRVRALAHAEGRQAKTDRLDARLLARFAERVRPPHHQATDEQRASLRDLLVRREQVIQMRTAEINRLTAAAPNLRPGIQQHIDWLDQEIRALEQERDNEAERTDEVRRKRELRDSVPGIGAITALNLLLRLPELGTIKRTEAAAVVGVAPYANQSGAQHKPRHSSGGRRDVRSVLYMATLAATRRRLVRRAFDQRLCQAGKPRKVAIVAAMRKLLTILGAILRQQKPWDPAVHTSAP encoded by the coding sequence ATGGCTTCCCGTGAGTCGCTCTTTATCGGCATTGATGTCTCCAAACAGACGCTGGATGTGGCGTTTGGCGCCGACCCGCACGCGCCACGCGAGACGATACCGTCTACCGACGAAGGTGTCCAGCTCCTGGTCACGCGACTCCAGCGCCTGCAGCCGACCCTGATTGTGCTGGAGGCGACCGGCGGGCTGGAGCGCATGGTGTTCGCCCAACTGCTCCAGGCTGGCGTGCCGACGGCGCGGGTGCAGCCACGCCGCGTGCGCGCCCTGGCGCACGCGGAAGGACGCCAGGCGAAGACCGACCGCCTGGATGCCCGGTTGCTCGCCCGCTTTGCCGAACGGGTGCGCCCGCCGCACCACCAAGCGACGGACGAGCAGCGCGCATCCTTGCGCGACCTGCTGGTCCGGCGGGAGCAGGTGATTCAGATGCGGACGGCTGAGATCAATCGGTTGACGGCTGCCGCGCCGAACCTCCGCCCGGGCATCCAGCAGCATATTGATTGGCTGGATCAGGAGATCCGTGCGCTTGAGCAGGAACGCGACAACGAGGCGGAGCGCACCGACGAGGTGCGCCGGAAACGGGAGCTGCGCGACAGCGTGCCCGGCATCGGCGCGATCACCGCACTGAACCTGCTGCTCCGCCTGCCCGAACTGGGGACCATCAAGCGCACGGAAGCGGCGGCCGTTGTGGGCGTTGCGCCGTATGCCAATCAGAGCGGCGCACAGCACAAACCCCGGCATAGCTCCGGCGGCAGGAGGGATGTGCGCAGCGTGTTGTACATGGCGACCCTGGCGGCCACGCGGCGCCGTCTGGTCAGGCGCGCCTTCGATCAGCGCCTGTGTCAAGCTGGCAAGCCGCGCAAGGTCGCCATCGTCGCTGCGATGCGCAAGCTGCTGACTATTCTCGGCGCAATATTGCGTCAGCAAAAGCCCTGGGATCCGGCTGTGCATACGAGCGCCCCTTGA
- a CDS encoding M23 family metallopeptidase yields the protein MTATLRTLRRNRGLTLTDLALLTGIPARNLGAIELGILSLDSVTRAQLANVLAVAPETFPSALHVAAQPPRLFDLQRLATPFAIMLTTTALTTSLLSHVEFLPALPQSIESPPAPLAAPVERPLETAPVGGALPVAMFAAAILDTAADPQSRHETPPPLPIRSSEPVIEPASVAPAITIGAKHGDRAAPRGYPLIAPVGRIVVTQGYGEGTHAPATIWGALDFAIDSDGDGYAEPGATRSAPVIATHDGIARVYPGSWPGGNFVRIENRETGWVTAYGHLDSIMVSEGQVVHRGAQIGTVGSTGYATGPHLHYEIWRQGINIDPTPFVFGQ from the coding sequence ATGACTGCTACACTCCGAACCCTCCGACGCAATCGTGGATTGACCCTGACCGATCTGGCACTCCTTACCGGTATTCCGGCGCGCAACCTCGGCGCTATCGAACTTGGCATCCTGAGCCTCGATAGTGTTACCCGCGCACAACTGGCGAACGTCCTCGCGGTGGCGCCTGAAACGTTTCCCAGCGCGCTGCACGTTGCAGCACAACCTCCGCGTTTGTTCGATCTTCAGCGTCTGGCGACGCCGTTTGCCATTATGCTGACGACCACCGCCCTGACCACATCGCTGTTGTCTCACGTCGAGTTTCTGCCCGCCCTGCCCCAATCGATTGAATCGCCGCCTGCTCCGCTTGCTGCGCCTGTTGAACGCCCTTTGGAAACGGCGCCCGTCGGCGGGGCGCTCCCCGTTGCAATGTTTGCTGCGGCGATCCTGGACACTGCCGCCGATCCTCAATCTCGTCACGAGACGCCGCCACCGCTTCCGATCAGATCGTCCGAGCCGGTCATCGAACCGGCGTCGGTGGCGCCTGCCATAACTATCGGCGCGAAACACGGTGATCGTGCTGCACCGCGAGGTTACCCGCTCATTGCACCGGTTGGGCGGATCGTTGTAACGCAGGGGTATGGTGAAGGAACACATGCACCCGCAACGATCTGGGGTGCGCTCGACTTCGCCATCGATAGCGACGGCGACGGATACGCTGAGCCAGGAGCAACGCGCAGCGCACCGGTGATCGCCACCCACGACGGGATTGCACGGGTGTATCCCGGCAGCTGGCCCGGCGGCAACTTCGTCCGGATCGAAAACCGTGAAACGGGATGGGTCACCGCATATGGGCATTTAGATAGCATCATGGTTAGCGAAGGACAGGTCGTGCACCGCGGTGCACAGATCGGCACAGTCGGCAGCACCGGCTATGCGACCGGACCCCATCTTCACTACGAGATCTGGCGGCAGGGGATCAACATCGATCCAACGCCGTTCGTGTTCGGGCAGTAG